AGGATCAAAACCCTATTTATGAAGAAGGATTAGGTGTAGACAGTAGAAACACTCATACTAATCGATGGAGAAATATTGAATTTCTAGTGTTTGTTTGGCTTTGAAACAAAAAACAACAGGAAGATATAGAGCTGATGGATTCTCTTGGTGTCAATAGTTACCGATTCTCTATTTCATGGGCGCGAATTCTACCTAGTTAAGTACTAATAATACTACCACTTCTAATCAAGAATTTCATTCAGTAGTGGAGTAAAGTTCTTGGAATCGTCTATTTAGAACTTAAAGTTGGATCAATGCAATAACAGGAGGGAGATTTGGAGCTATAAATTCTGGCGGCATTCAATTCTATAACAACTTAATTGATGCTCTCCTGCGGAAAGGTGTGTTATCTTTCCCGATTAAAAGTAACTTGGTTGAGGAGTGTTCAAAAATCGATTTTGTACATGTATTTCGAAATGTTTCTAAAACATAAACACGGTTTCTTGTGGCTTAAATTAACAGGAATAGAACCATTTGTTACATTGTGTCACTACGACATTCCTCAAGAACTTGAAGACAGATACAGAAGTTGGTTGAGTCCTCAGATACAGTAAGTAATAACCATATTGTAAGAATTTGGTAAAGTGATACGAGTGATGCTGGGACATACTAAAATTGAGTTGATTATAGAAATGACATGTCAAAGTTTATTTGATGTACAAGTTTTGTGGATGAACCGATTTGACAACATACCTGAAATTATAAGAAAAGCCATACTTGCATATTTCAGGGAAGATTTTCGTTATTATGCGGACATCTGTTTTGAAGCATTTGGAGATCGCGTCAAGTATTGGGGCACATTGAACGAGCCAAACGTCGTTGCACTCCAAAGTTACCAGAACGGGCTTTACCCACCAGGTCGCTGCTCCGGAGTATTTGGCAGATGTGCATTTGGTGACTCCAAGACTGAACCTTTCATTGCCGCTCACAACATGATCCTCTCTCATGCTTCTGCTGTTCAACTATACAGAAACAAATACCAGGTACAAATACTGGATTCCATGATATTCCGTTAGGctaataagaaaaataaacacAAATAATGACCTTTGTAAGAATTATTCATCAAAGAAACATGTTCTGACTGCACTTTAGTGGCGAGACATTTAAAAACATGACCGGGTTCTTTCAGACGGTCCAATCTTATAACTGCGTCATTTGTATTGACTATTTAATATTACTAAGTTTCTTATGTACCATTTTAGGAAGAACAAAAAGGTAGCATTGGGATTGTAATGAACTGTATATGGTTTGAACCCCTTAGTGATTCTTTGGCAGACAAGCTAGCTACAGAAAGAGCCCAATCTTTCTTTTCAAATTGGTATGTAACTTCCACCCTATGCCGATAACATCACTCTATTAATGAACTAGTAAACATCCTTTATAATATATGAATTTGCGTATGTTGCAGGTTCTTGGATCCCATTATGTATGGAAGGTATCCTGCAGAAATGCAAGATATACTAGGATTCAGGTTGCCTTTGTTTTCAGAAAATGACAAGAAGAAACTACAAAGTGGTTCAGACTTCATTGGTATTAATCACTACACCAGCCTCTATATCAAAGACTGcatgttctcttcttgcccgggTGCAAAGGGAGCTTCCAGGACAGAAGGTTTCGCCTACCTAACTGGCGAAAAGGACGGTGTTCCCATTGGAGAACCAGTACGCACCATTACCTTCCTCCTATCATAAGTATTCTGCAGTTTCAACAGAataatggaaaaattctttttatcATGTAGACTTCAATGAATTTATACTATGTTCATCCACAAGGAATGGAAAAAATGGTCACATATCTAAAGGAGAGATACAACAATACGCCCATGTATATTGCAGAAAACGGTAAgaaaaatcagaaagtaaaactaGTATTGAACTCTCATTTGTTTTCCATAATTTTTATAACATACAATGAGTCTTTATAGGTTACGGCAAGCTCAACAATGGTAATGCCCAAGTTGAAGATTCCTTGAACGATACCAAGAGAGTGAACTTCATGAGTAGCTATTTGGATTCATTAGCAAACACAATCAGGTAAAAATCATCTCGGAGCTCTTTGTAAATCACAAAACATGCTTGAATTACTTTTCACACGCTGATAAAAATGGACTATCAACCTTATAAAACCTTGGTATATTCCATCTATcaacacaaacaaaaaaaaacaaacttgtaTAGTAACAACTGTTGAGGGAAAGAAAAGCGGAATTACGCTCTAACCTGTGGTTGGTAACTTGTGGTGTGCACAGGAAAGGAGCCGATGTAAGAGGATACTTTGTATGGTCTTTGCTTGACAACTTCGAGTGGGTATATGGATATACTCGACGATTTGGCCTTTTTTATGTGGATTTTACAACCCTGAAGAGAACTCCAAAGCTATCTGCAACTTGGTATAAAAATTTTATAGCAAAAAACAAGGCGACCACCAGAAGTACTTTAAGTGCAACAAATAATCAGCAAGATCCCCAAAATTATGCAATGTAATAATACTTTTTGTTACATGCAATTGACACTAAATTCTCTAATTACGAAAGTGAATTTGCGTCTTGACTACATTCACATGGGCATCTTGAAGTCCATGGATTTTGGGCCAAACCCACTTGGGGATTTaaactatatctttatttctagtctacaattagttaagtctcgaactaggatagaaatgtagttgagaaacagtaaatcacggcagtcatcattgcattctaccatttgaaggcaaagatcaaccgaaacttttggagaacttcatcaacaaaaggtaagtgaagaatgaaccacttatttctcaagttatattcacttttctaacATTGAGACGAtgttgcataactaattagactattatgcatatacaagaatttcgagtcaagtttatcttgataaatgataatcagttctcgaaatataatgtctaagcttaatgaacatttgttcatacatgatgaatttcggttaaggaaaatttatgttcggaatcaaaatcatgattcaaattttatcattcaaaaatagcctggaacagtgatatgtgtcattgatgttattcgggaatgtttcgaatcgatttagagagaaatatagaactattatagattcggatacaagacagtgttatcagtcttacaaactaggAAAATTGTTATAAACCTGAAgttgtattacatgtactcgtacacgtagcggagtagctatatatcgacttgcaaATTTGTGGTATGCATATCCTTATGCATATCATGTAAAAATCTGTTTGACTCGTGAATTGGATCAGTACGTATACTCTTATGGAAACCGTAAAGGAACTATGATCACGGAACCGAGtgagtatccataccggtacacgtactaaaATAGTTCTGTGTTCCGGAACTCGGTTTGGTACCCATACCGGTACGAAAACCAAAATAGTTTTGTGGACTCCAGAACCGTCATGGTCTTAAGGTACACATATCAGTAGGCATACCTAAATAGTTATGCTAACTCCAAAACTTGGTTTGGTTCAATACAAACTGGTACACGTACTCTGACGGAGCTGAGTCACGAACGgttatggtatttgtactttgtgcatctactaaccatgtcgattgtTTTCAAGTGCGATaattctacgagataattaacatttgatcaattttttaaaaacactagacttatttgattgcATGTTTATGACTCGAGAttaatgtcttaagtgttcatgaaaatgagttttaagcttttaagttcaaatcgtctAGTTTTGGTTAACCGCCTTAAAAATAgtatttatacacggttcggttaaggtttcacctaaccaaagcgtatatcttgtttatgtaaatcaaattcaaagattcatctaatggtggatattgattgcttggttccaaagctatcttagcttaaacctaaagcaacctatgctttgaatgtctataaaaggggaacttcaaacaactaggatctttgaatcccgacactactttggtgtgtcctagttgtaactagagttgTTCTCTTCCTAAATCTTTTAgtgtttagcgactacaaagacttcatagggattagTGAAACCAGGTCCAATTATCTTTTCTTGATaattcgagtatcctgatcttgatcgattttTAAGAtgctcacttgatcaagatagatagaaatcatcaaagttctcttcgtctcaaactttgttgattccacaatttttatacgtgtgaggtgaataataatttaggctgcacttcgggttgcataagtccggatttggaggttagctagacttttatCTGTtcctatcgatttccatcacctttgatcaaactttttgattgtaaaaggaaatcaaatataggcttaatctgtaggaggcagattggtttaaactagtcttcaattgagttgaagaaactcttagttggtgtgacgtcaactaagggaatcaattgcgcgaagttctgctaggattcaagaggcgtaaggagcgcgattgtaccttaatcagtgagagactcgattagggctcaactacattccagtctgaagttaattagtagtatCCTAGTGTCTTTAACGGCTAATTACAGTTTAGCGtgcaatttggactaggtcccggggttttttctgcatttacggttccctcgttaacaaaacttgtggtgtctgtgttatttctttttccgcattacattgtttatatttataattgaaaatcacagatagtgcgttaatcaatcatagtagatacatgccacttagtttgttggatacgacttgattgattcttagaaatttgtctttgataccgtccaagtaatctctttgtaattaggttcacagacttggtTTTGTAAACGTTTTAAttgcaagagagagagatatataactctagatattattccttgattaagTTGAAATCTCGGAGttttattgagtttgtccatacagattgcctaagaaaaagttggtcgTGTATTTtgatacccccgcgttttcaaaagGAAAAACTTATGCTCTTATATTATTCTAGCGGCATATCGACCATAGCCTATGTTAGGGATAATATCATATTAAAAacgcggggtataacaaccacacccagtatttcgttcgacaatctgtatggactaaaatccaataattccgagagcaccaacttaaaagcgagactcaatcaagaaatatatcaaagagctttatctctttctcaatccaatcagtaaatcaactagctAGATAGAAATCCATgcgactgattgatatgagaataacttggacggtacaaagaccaagttctatccaacaaacaaggtcgaatTTATCTACTatgattaaactacgcacaacctgtgatatttcaattatataaacaaatataatgcggaaaagaaataacacagacaccagaaattttgatagcgaggaaaccgaaaatgcagaaaaacccaggacctagtctagatttgagcaccacagtgtattaagccgctatagactctagcctactacaagttaacttcagattggaatgtagttgaaccctaaccaagtctcacgacgattaaggtgcagtcgcgttccttacgccccttgaatcccagcatgactctgcgcatgtgattcccttagctgatctcacccacaactaagagttgttacgacccaaagtcgaagacttataaacaaatctgcctcccacagataaatatattctggttgttgtttccgtctttagataaattaaggtgaataaAAAACTCAACTAATATCCTAAACTTATACTCcctaagagcagcctagaaatatcaaacacctcacaataacccaactgattaacaaaaaaaaattattgcggaatcacaagagtccgaGACAAAGAACTATTGtgatactttttatatcttacctatcggagataaatctcgagtaaatcttagagaagataaaactcaatacgatagaacaagtaagatcagaatacgcgactatagagaaaatagttggatctggctacATGAATCCCAAAaaaagtattcaagtcgttaatgatgtaggacatctacgtctgtatcaacaatcattgttgataccttacgtctgtatcaacaatgattgttgatcccttgcgtctgttttagtttacttgctttgcaagtcctTCACTTTCCTAGTTTAGATAGAATTCCTTTTATTATCTTTTTAGTCGGTCATgctagcctatataaaggctaatcCTTCTTGTTTAGACAATCAATCATCTTATTACCAATCAATCAATATTATTATCGTTTAACACGAttctctatctcttttatcttttctctCATCTCTTTATTATCGTCAATTCTCatgcttttcttctcttctcatccCTTGCAATCTCAGTATTGCCTTCTTCTTACACGTACTACATTAGTTGATATCAGAGCCACagtttttagattcttatctagaaacagatccttaC
Above is a genomic segment from Papaver somniferum cultivar HN1 chromosome 10, ASM357369v1, whole genome shotgun sequence containing:
- the LOC113318517 gene encoding beta-glucosidase 46-like, which gives rise to MPISLSPVKPYCYTIFWGKSSSSSSIKTQEFLPVIELIKINRSKKRKTCLFIIMEDFSELRFNGFLVLVITLCFSSSPLFVLSEYANRVVTVTDDQKNSNFSTNFLFGTASSAYQFEGAFRSDGKGLNNWDVFTHKSDKIIDESNGDISVDHYNLYLEDIELMDSLGVNSYRFSISWARILPRGRFGAINSGGIQFYNNLIDALLRKGIEPFVTLCHYDIPQELEDRYRSWLSPQIQEDFRYYADICFEAFGDRVKYWGTLNEPNVVALQSYQNGLYPPGRCSGVFGRCAFGDSKTEPFIAAHNMILSHASAVQLYRNKYQEEQKGSIGIVMNCIWFEPLSDSLADKLATERAQSFFSNWFLDPIMYGRYPAEMQDILGFRLPLFSENDKKKLQSGSDFIGINHYTSLYIKDCMFSSCPGAKGASRTEGFAYLTGEKDGVPIGEPTSMNLYYVHPQGMEKMVTYLKERYNNTPMYIAENGYGKLNNGNAQVEDSLNDTKRVNFMSSYLDSLANTIRKGADVRGYFVWSLLDNFEWVYGYTRRFGLFYVDFTTLKRTPKLSATWYKNFIAKNKATTRSTLSATNNQQDPQNYAM